In Microbulbifer sp. GL-2, the following are encoded in one genomic region:
- a CDS encoding putative quinol monooxygenase, translating to MANLYVMARVTVQQEKISQAFKLLTELAHQSEEESGCLYYKILPSTDHSNIFTTLELWESKEAEQQHWDTDHLKNILAQLSPLLAEEARIEKYTEK from the coding sequence ATGGCCAATTTATATGTAATGGCAAGAGTTACGGTTCAACAGGAAAAGATTTCCCAGGCATTCAAGCTGTTAACCGAACTGGCACACCAATCTGAAGAAGAGTCAGGCTGTTTATACTACAAAATCCTGCCTTCCACAGATCACAGTAATATATTTACAACCCTTGAACTATGGGAGTCCAAGGAAGCTGAACAGCAGCATTGGGACACAGACCATTTGAAAAATATACTGGCCCAGTTATCTCCTCTTTTAGCCGAAGAAGCAAGAATTGAGAAGTATACAGAAAAGTAG
- a CDS encoding DMT family transporter, translating into MQNAIIYPSLMLVAGIGIPVMATLNSGLGVKLGSSALATTVLFFVGLVISAAYLLKTEGLPSEIIHRGISWYFYLGGILVAFYILSVTWVSPKYGVGNAVSFVLLGQLLAISVIDHFGLFGAQQSSLDTKRLIGLTMMVFGVLLVVKRTN; encoded by the coding sequence GTGCAAAATGCAATTATTTACCCATCCTTAATGCTCGTGGCAGGCATTGGCATACCGGTAATGGCAACCCTAAATAGTGGTCTTGGCGTTAAGCTCGGCAGCTCAGCTCTGGCAACAACCGTGCTTTTTTTTGTTGGCCTGGTTATCTCCGCAGCCTACCTGTTAAAAACAGAAGGACTACCCAGTGAGATTATTCATAGAGGTATTTCCTGGTATTTTTACCTGGGTGGGATTTTGGTGGCTTTTTACATATTGAGTGTTACCTGGGTTTCACCAAAGTATGGCGTGGGTAACGCAGTATCTTTTGTACTTCTCGGACAGCTACTCGCCATTAGTGTTATCGACCACTTTGGATTATTCGGAGCACAACAATCCAGTCTGGATACTAAACGCCTGATTGGACTAACCATGATGGTTTTCGGTGTGTTGTTAGTAGTTAAACGTACCAACTAA
- a CDS encoding type 1 glutamine amidotransferase domain-containing protein has translation MKKVLIPVTNHATLGETDQANGTYSPELTHVVHVFKENGIDYDIASIKGGKAPMYGTDIEGDEVNQKILDNEDFQNRINNTIPVDQLNIADYDAIFYPGGFGLLSDLATNEDFAKLSAEHYETGGILAAVCHGPAGFLPITLSNGEKLLASKSVTAFTREEEIDFGTINDIPFLLEESLTRSAARFNKVQPWQEFIIEDGRVISGQNPTSAHGVGLAIAKQLAD, from the coding sequence ATGAAGAAAGTACTTATTCCCGTTACCAATCACGCCACCCTGGGTGAAACCGATCAGGCCAATGGTACCTACTCCCCAGAACTGACCCATGTGGTTCATGTGTTTAAGGAAAATGGCATCGACTACGATATTGCCTCCATTAAAGGCGGCAAAGCCCCTATGTACGGCACTGATATTGAAGGTGACGAAGTAAACCAAAAGATACTGGATAATGAAGATTTCCAGAACCGTATCAACAATACCATTCCCGTAGATCAGCTGAATATCGCCGACTACGATGCGATCTTTTACCCAGGTGGATTTGGCCTACTTTCCGACCTGGCAACCAATGAAGACTTCGCCAAACTGAGTGCTGAACACTATGAAACCGGCGGTATTCTGGCAGCAGTCTGCCATGGTCCTGCAGGCTTCTTGCCTATTACCCTGAGCAATGGGGAAAAGCTGCTGGCTAGCAAGTCTGTTACCGCTTTCACCCGTGAAGAGGAGATTGACTTCGGCACCATCAATGATATTCCCTTCCTGCTGGAGGAATCTCTGACTAGAAGTGCAGCGCGCTTTAACAAAGTACAGCCCTGGCAGGAATTTATTATTGAGGATGGACGTGTAATCAGCGGCCAGAACCCAACCAGTGCCCATGGCGTAGGCCTGGCCATTGCCAAACAGCTCGCCGACTAA
- a CDS encoding LysR family transcriptional regulator, whose amino-acid sequence MESFDGLVEFVAVAESQGFSAAAKQLGCSTSHVSRQVSRLEERLGCALLARTTRLVSLTQAGDVYYRRCKELVTGLLQANEQVSQQQFQLSGTLRVSCAGFFAEHYVAPALMEFGVQHPELSIDVDFNSRMVNFVEDGIDFAIRYGRLEDSGLVARKLAERQMMAVASNDYLRTNGIPERPSQLKIHSCIVANNDQWVFQLDGKQETIKVRGRWRSNNAHTVVRACEQGLGIAYMPKSSFSDYVEQGLLRPVLEPFWSKGASSWIVYQNRRFLPLRARLAIDFLVEYFSGWEE is encoded by the coding sequence ATGGAAAGTTTTGACGGCTTGGTCGAGTTTGTGGCCGTTGCAGAAAGCCAGGGATTCTCTGCGGCGGCTAAGCAACTGGGCTGTAGCACCAGCCATGTCAGCCGACAGGTCTCACGTCTGGAAGAGCGCCTGGGTTGTGCCCTTCTGGCCCGTACAACACGCTTGGTCAGCCTTACCCAGGCTGGAGATGTCTATTATCGGCGTTGTAAGGAGCTGGTGACCGGATTGTTGCAAGCGAATGAGCAGGTAAGCCAACAGCAGTTCCAGCTGAGTGGAACCCTGAGGGTGAGTTGTGCAGGTTTCTTTGCTGAGCATTACGTTGCTCCGGCTTTAATGGAGTTTGGTGTGCAACATCCGGAGTTGAGTATTGATGTGGACTTCAATAGCCGGATGGTCAATTTTGTGGAAGATGGGATCGACTTTGCTATTCGTTATGGTCGACTGGAAGATTCCGGCTTGGTAGCTCGAAAGCTCGCCGAGCGGCAAATGATGGCCGTTGCCAGCAATGATTACCTAAGGACGAATGGCATTCCTGAGCGTCCCAGCCAATTAAAAATACATAGCTGTATTGTGGCTAATAATGACCAGTGGGTATTTCAGCTGGATGGAAAGCAGGAAACCATTAAGGTTAGAGGACGCTGGAGAAGTAATAATGCCCATACTGTTGTTAGAGCCTGTGAGCAAGGTTTAGGTATTGCTTATATGCCTAAAAGCAGTTTTAGTGATTATGTTGAACAGGGTCTGTTGAGGCCAGTTCTTGAACCTTTTTGGAGTAAGGGGGCAAGTAGTTGGATTGTTTATCAGAATCGACGTTTTTTACCGCTGCGGGCGAGATTGGCGATTGACTTCTTAGTTGAATATTTTTCCGGCTGGGAAGAATAA
- a CDS encoding cupin domain-containing protein, producing the protein MKNIFFQLPKDKSLEHFSDIVKSDIVRIERIVSNGQSSPEQGWYNQEEHEWVIVLSGYGILEFDGGERVRLEAGDFLEIRAGRLHRVVETCVDQATIWLAIFYK; encoded by the coding sequence ATGAAAAATATTTTTTTTCAATTACCCAAGGATAAATCCTTGGAGCACTTTTCAGATATTGTTAAGTCTGACATTGTGCGAATTGAGAGAATTGTCTCTAACGGACAGTCCTCTCCAGAGCAGGGCTGGTATAACCAGGAGGAGCATGAGTGGGTAATAGTACTGTCCGGATATGGAATACTAGAATTTGATGGTGGTGAGAGAGTGCGTTTGGAGGCTGGAGATTTTTTAGAAATTAGAGCAGGGCGACTGCATCGGGTTGTAGAGACATGTGTAGATCAAGCGACCATTTGGCTTGCTATTTTTTACAAATAA
- a CDS encoding Ig-like domain-containing protein: protein MKAHVLKGILYAVIVSSLSACSGGSDSDNPVNVVSLTISLSPISGSTLSLQDSVLIDFSEAVDLGDITLSGDMEKLGKLTQVDNDTLNFSPLETWTEGETLSLLINAKDVAGNAMQEISASYKVEVVAPAVVSISPDRVRLEKSDTITVQFSETMDSESLLLTGSLSFDEYDLAWSKSESENDTLSITPKAGWVSGQKRTITIEIADNAGNILPESTSSFTVPLYFKNFDAAQVVIGQEDFSSTVTGLSEKNIAEYPVGAVAISADKTLFLSDTKNNRVLAFNEIPEVNGAPASFVLGQEDFYSAAAVSDSSYSNTYGLPSRVSIDNNKLVVTQSFIRRIFVYDSVPENGEAIPLLALGLRDGDGDTCNSAELSFVEASIIANGKIIVADTGNSRVLIWDKLPEHNDTPANFVVGQSVLSNCLANDDNQDGSSIAPTARTLSQPNDIWSDGEKLAVVDTLNNRVLLWNTFPKNNFVPADVVLGQESFFDRKTGEDSGGAEGWLATNKTFNEPYLGIWSNGIQLFVVDGGNHRVLIWDQWPEVNFTSADLVLGQTNFEKSAFNDANQNGVSDQGELPNASTLKWPEGVIGNQDKLFVTDSGNNRVLIFKSR from the coding sequence ATGAAAGCACATGTTTTGAAAGGGATTCTCTATGCGGTGATTGTATCGTCGCTTTCGGCCTGTAGTGGGGGATCTGACAGTGATAACCCTGTGAACGTAGTATCGCTAACTATTTCCTTAAGCCCTATTAGCGGTAGCACCTTATCTTTGCAGGATAGTGTGTTGATTGACTTTAGTGAGGCGGTTGATCTTGGAGATATTACTTTATCCGGAGATATGGAGAAACTGGGAAAGCTTACTCAGGTTGATAATGATACATTGAATTTTTCTCCTCTGGAGACATGGACGGAGGGAGAGACTCTATCCTTGTTGATCAATGCTAAGGATGTGGCTGGAAATGCGATGCAAGAGATCTCTGCGAGCTACAAGGTTGAGGTGGTTGCTCCAGCAGTGGTAAGTATTTCACCAGATAGGGTACGCTTGGAGAAGAGTGACACAATTACGGTGCAATTTTCTGAGACTATGGATAGTGAAAGCCTATTGCTGACTGGGTCGTTGAGTTTCGATGAATATGACCTGGCCTGGTCCAAAAGTGAGAGCGAAAACGATACGCTTAGCATTACCCCTAAAGCAGGATGGGTTTCTGGGCAGAAGCGGACCATTACTATTGAGATTGCAGATAACGCGGGGAATATTCTCCCAGAATCAACAAGTAGTTTTACCGTTCCACTTTACTTTAAAAATTTCGATGCTGCGCAGGTTGTGATAGGACAGGAGGATTTCTCCAGCACTGTCACGGGGCTCAGTGAAAAAAATATTGCAGAGTATCCCGTAGGCGCTGTAGCTATTAGTGCGGATAAGACGCTTTTCCTGAGTGATACTAAGAATAACAGAGTTCTGGCCTTTAATGAGATCCCTGAAGTCAATGGTGCCCCAGCCAGTTTTGTTCTGGGGCAAGAGGATTTCTACAGTGCTGCAGCGGTTAGTGATAGTAGTTACTCTAACACCTACGGTTTACCCTCAAGGGTGAGTATTGATAATAATAAACTTGTTGTTACACAGTCATTCATTCGCCGTATTTTTGTCTACGATAGTGTGCCTGAAAATGGTGAGGCTATTCCCCTTTTGGCTTTGGGGTTACGGGATGGAGATGGAGATACCTGTAATAGTGCTGAGCTTAGCTTTGTAGAAGCTTCTATCATCGCCAATGGAAAGATCATTGTTGCAGATACAGGAAATTCTCGTGTATTAATCTGGGATAAATTACCTGAGCATAATGATACACCTGCAAATTTTGTAGTAGGGCAGTCAGTACTTAGCAACTGTCTCGCCAATGATGATAATCAGGATGGTTCTAGTATTGCTCCCACAGCCAGAACACTTTCCCAGCCAAATGATATTTGGAGTGATGGAGAAAAATTGGCTGTTGTTGATACCTTGAATAATCGGGTTCTATTGTGGAATACCTTCCCAAAAAATAATTTTGTTCCGGCGGATGTGGTACTTGGTCAGGAGAGTTTCTTTGATAGGAAAACAGGAGAAGACAGTGGAGGGGCTGAAGGTTGGCTTGCAACAAACAAAACCTTTAATGAGCCATATTTGGGGATTTGGTCTAATGGAATACAGTTGTTTGTAGTAGACGGTGGTAACCACCGTGTACTGATTTGGGATCAATGGCCAGAAGTCAATTTTACTTCAGCAGATTTGGTGTTGGGCCAGACTAATTTTGAAAAATCCGCCTTTAATGATGCTAATCAAAATGGTGTAAGTGATCAAGGTGAGCTACCAAATGCTTCTACCCTGAAATGGCCTGAGGGAGTCATTGGAAATCAAGATAAGCTATTTGTAACCGATAGTGGTAATAATCGGGTATTGATATTTAAATCACGCTAG
- a CDS encoding DUF1059 domain-containing protein, with the protein MRIMTCRQLGGACDLEFRASTFEEMAEKSKEHGTEMYQKQDALHLQAMQEMQHLMKNPEAMQEWYEAKKREFEALPES; encoded by the coding sequence ATGAGAATAATGACGTGTAGGCAGTTGGGTGGAGCTTGCGACTTGGAATTTCGTGCCAGTACCTTTGAAGAGATGGCGGAAAAGAGTAAGGAGCATGGTACTGAGATGTATCAAAAGCAAGATGCTCTTCATCTGCAGGCCATGCAGGAAATGCAACATTTGATGAAGAACCCTGAAGCAATGCAGGAGTGGTATGAGGCTAAGAAGAGAGAGTTTGAAGCCCTGCCTGAAAGTTGA
- a CDS encoding alpha/beta hydrolase-fold protein — MDLERSSLIIGGAIHFSSEILDERRSLNIYLPASYQNEPKKNYPVIYLLDGAMSEDFVHIAVWLLFLG; from the coding sequence GTGGATCTTGAGCGATCGTCGTTGATAATAGGGGGTGCTATTCATTTTTCATCTGAAATACTTGATGAGAGGCGTAGCCTGAATATTTACCTTCCTGCGAGTTATCAAAATGAGCCTAAAAAGAACTATCCAGTAATCTACCTTTTAGATGGGGCTATGAGTGAGGATTTTGTTCATATTGCAGTTTGGCTCCTTTTCCTGGGTTAA
- a CDS encoding alpha/beta hydrolase, whose protein sequence is MEKQYRVSGSSTLVGQSFGGLLATEILFKKADLFDNYVIISPSLWWSEEALLANIPKDCCGDKSIYVGVGKEGQVMERLSRTLFSKLTENESKGRVHFGYFEQLDHSDTLHLAVYDAFEKLFSNRQHKEKSEN, encoded by the coding sequence GTGGAAAAACAATATCGGGTGAGTGGAAGTTCCACATTGGTCGGTCAGTCCTTCGGTGGGCTATTGGCTACAGAGATTCTATTTAAAAAGGCGGACCTTTTCGATAACTATGTCATTATCAGTCCTAGCCTCTGGTGGAGTGAGGAAGCTCTGTTGGCTAACATCCCAAAAGATTGTTGTGGTGATAAGTCAATTTATGTTGGAGTGGGAAAGGAAGGGCAGGTTATGGAGCGGCTTTCCAGAACATTATTCAGTAAGCTGACGGAAAATGAAAGTAAGGGAAGGGTGCATTTTGGTTATTTTGAGCAGCTGGATCATAGTGATACTTTGCACCTAGCAGTTTATGATGCTTTTGAGAAGCTTTTCTCGAACAGGCAACATAAGGAAAAATCAGAAAATTAA
- a CDS encoding polyphosphate kinase 2 family protein: MNCFEAFQVKPGSKVKLDKIDPGFKDCYKNREETDPIIKKLDERIHDQQYLMYAEHKHSLLICLQGRDAAGKDGTINHVLGAMNPQGCSVTSFKQPSKEESAHDFLWRCHKVTPAQGHVAIFNRSHYEDVLIQRVHSMAPKRVWSKRYEHINHFEKLLSDHGTLILKFFLHIDADEQLKRFKQRIDDPTRHWKISESDYTEAGYWDSYTSAFEDALSKCSTSYAPWFVIPANHKWFRNLAVASIVADAMEALKMHFPAPSVDIKKIKKKYHKLDKRDIEEGLVNAPQKNK, translated from the coding sequence ATGAATTGTTTCGAAGCCTTCCAAGTTAAGCCCGGCAGCAAGGTAAAGCTTGATAAAATAGACCCCGGATTCAAGGATTGCTACAAAAATCGAGAGGAGACCGATCCGATTATAAAAAAGCTTGATGAAAGGATCCACGATCAGCAGTACTTGATGTATGCAGAGCACAAGCACTCATTACTGATTTGCCTGCAGGGGCGGGACGCCGCCGGCAAGGATGGCACTATCAACCATGTACTTGGCGCTATGAACCCCCAAGGTTGCAGTGTTACCAGTTTCAAGCAACCCTCTAAAGAGGAATCCGCTCATGATTTCCTCTGGCGCTGCCATAAAGTTACACCCGCTCAGGGTCACGTTGCAATTTTTAACCGCTCTCACTATGAGGATGTCCTGATTCAACGGGTACACAGTATGGCACCCAAGCGGGTATGGTCCAAACGCTATGAGCATATCAACCACTTCGAGAAGTTGTTGTCTGATCACGGCACCCTGATCCTGAAATTCTTTCTGCACATTGATGCAGATGAACAACTTAAGCGTTTTAAACAACGAATTGATGATCCCACCAGACACTGGAAAATCAGTGAGAGTGATTACACAGAAGCTGGTTATTGGGATTCCTATACCAGCGCATTTGAAGATGCTCTAAGTAAATGCAGCACCTCATATGCACCCTGGTTTGTTATCCCAGCCAATCACAAGTGGTTTCGAAACCTTGCTGTAGCATCCATTGTTGCTGATGCCATGGAAGCACTAAAAATGCACTTCCCAGCACCTAGCGTAGATATCAAAAAAATCAAAAAGAAGTATCACAAATTGGACAAGCGAGACATTGAGGAGGGGCTGGTTAATGCCCCCCAAAAGAACAAATAG
- a CDS encoding plasma-membrane proton-efflux P-type ATPase: MPKSGSKIQTAYISEASPEDGRVDLQKAALSAVYSALKTSPKGLSLTEAKVRLEQYGPNTIQEKEQSALLKFLHFFWGPIPWMIEAAALLSALIGHWPDFAIIMALLLYNAIAGFWQEHKASNALAALKASMAPQAEVLRDSKYQTIAAADVVPGDILRIKLGQVVPADVRFIDGKSISIDQAALTGESLPVSKKVGDIGYSSSIAKRGEMIAVTIGTGRNTFFGRTAKLVAGAGLEASHSQKAVTHIGDFLIVLCLILALLLVGTQLYRDIVTAPSWHWSDVINILRTVLVLLIASIPVAMPSVITVTNALGALALSRKKAIVSRLESIEELAGVDILCSDKTGTLTKNQLSLHNPKLFKAGDSEELILAAALASETGSSDPIDQAIFAGLKDKEKLRHFHLKEFTPFDPVTKRAQALVSDEKGSDLSFCKGAPQAIMALCKLSGNSEEKAKVCVQELASHGLRSLGVARSNNSKEWSFLGILSLEDPPRDDSKQTISRAREHGLQVKMITGDDVAIGKEIASQVGIGQNIFAAGDVFSQSENLEHLPKEVIDCVERADGFGRVFPEHKYAIVKALQGRGHQVAMTGDGVNDAPALKQADCGIAVSGATDAARAAAAIILTAPGLSTVVDAIDEARKIFERIINYVLFRVSMTLDIMVVVVFATILFGFSPLTPVMIVLVALLDDIPIMTIAYDNTLLPKEPVHWEMRDLLLGSTIIGLFSITQTMGLLLIGMEWLQNSQWQAWISLTKEQIQTIIFLQIVAGGHLLLFVVRSRKSFFAKPLPAMKLFLAIVGTQILTVLMCGFGWLVPAIPWSIIGLVWLYMIVWMFALDLVKKLLYRRLEDI, from the coding sequence GTGCCGAAATCTGGGTCAAAAATTCAAACTGCTTACATCTCGGAAGCAAGCCCGGAGGACGGCCGGGTGGACTTGCAAAAGGCAGCACTCTCTGCCGTCTATTCTGCGCTTAAAACCTCTCCGAAAGGTCTTAGCCTGACCGAGGCAAAGGTACGCCTCGAACAGTACGGGCCAAATACCATTCAGGAAAAAGAACAGAGCGCACTGCTGAAATTCCTACATTTTTTCTGGGGCCCTATTCCCTGGATGATCGAAGCAGCCGCCTTACTATCTGCCCTTATTGGTCACTGGCCAGACTTTGCCATTATCATGGCACTACTTCTCTACAATGCCATCGCCGGCTTTTGGCAGGAACATAAAGCCTCCAATGCCCTCGCGGCACTAAAGGCCAGTATGGCGCCACAGGCAGAGGTTCTGCGCGATAGTAAATACCAAACTATCGCCGCAGCCGATGTCGTGCCTGGCGATATACTGCGTATTAAGCTCGGCCAGGTAGTACCCGCTGATGTGCGCTTTATTGATGGTAAATCTATCAGCATCGACCAGGCCGCCCTCACTGGTGAGTCCCTCCCAGTTAGTAAGAAAGTGGGAGATATCGGCTATTCAAGCAGCATCGCCAAACGTGGAGAGATGATCGCCGTCACTATCGGCACCGGACGCAACACGTTTTTTGGACGTACAGCAAAATTAGTAGCTGGCGCAGGCCTGGAAGCCTCTCACTCACAAAAAGCCGTCACCCATATTGGCGATTTCCTAATTGTGCTCTGTCTGATACTGGCGCTATTACTGGTCGGCACTCAACTCTATCGGGATATAGTGACAGCGCCCAGCTGGCACTGGTCAGATGTTATTAATATTTTACGCACGGTACTGGTGCTGCTTATAGCCTCTATTCCCGTGGCCATGCCTTCGGTTATCACCGTCACCAATGCCCTTGGGGCACTGGCATTGTCGCGTAAAAAAGCTATCGTCTCTCGACTGGAGTCTATTGAGGAGCTGGCAGGGGTCGATATCCTTTGCTCAGACAAAACTGGCACCCTAACCAAGAATCAGCTGAGCTTGCACAACCCGAAACTATTCAAGGCAGGAGACAGTGAAGAGCTTATCCTGGCTGCCGCCCTCGCCTCTGAAACCGGCTCCAGCGACCCCATAGACCAGGCAATTTTTGCCGGCCTCAAGGATAAAGAAAAACTCCGGCATTTCCATTTAAAGGAGTTCACCCCCTTTGATCCAGTAACCAAGCGTGCCCAGGCACTGGTATCGGACGAAAAGGGGAGTGACTTGTCATTTTGTAAAGGTGCACCCCAGGCAATTATGGCATTGTGTAAACTCAGTGGTAACAGCGAAGAAAAAGCCAAAGTCTGTGTTCAGGAGCTTGCTTCCCATGGCCTTCGATCTCTGGGCGTAGCTCGAAGTAATAACAGTAAAGAATGGTCTTTTCTGGGAATCCTGTCACTGGAGGACCCCCCGCGGGATGACTCCAAACAGACAATTAGCCGGGCGCGGGAACACGGGTTGCAGGTTAAAATGATTACCGGCGATGATGTTGCCATCGGCAAGGAAATCGCCTCCCAGGTGGGTATCGGGCAGAATATCTTTGCAGCGGGGGATGTGTTCAGTCAGTCGGAAAATTTAGAGCATCTACCAAAAGAAGTTATCGACTGTGTTGAACGTGCCGATGGCTTTGGCAGGGTATTTCCAGAACACAAATATGCGATTGTCAAAGCCCTGCAGGGTCGTGGCCATCAAGTTGCCATGACCGGAGATGGGGTAAACGATGCACCCGCTCTCAAACAGGCCGACTGCGGAATTGCTGTCAGTGGCGCCACTGATGCTGCCCGTGCTGCAGCCGCTATCATTCTTACTGCACCAGGCCTATCTACCGTTGTCGATGCCATTGATGAAGCACGAAAAATATTCGAACGTATTATTAATTACGTGCTTTTTCGGGTCTCCATGACCCTCGATATTATGGTTGTTGTAGTTTTCGCCACCATACTCTTTGGCTTTTCTCCCCTTACCCCGGTCATGATCGTACTCGTTGCCTTACTGGACGATATTCCGATTATGACCATCGCTTACGATAATACCTTACTGCCTAAAGAGCCTGTGCACTGGGAGATGCGCGACCTCTTACTGGGCTCAACGATCATCGGTCTATTCTCCATTACACAGACAATGGGGCTTCTTTTGATCGGCATGGAGTGGCTGCAGAATAGTCAGTGGCAGGCCTGGATATCTCTCACTAAAGAACAAATACAGACTATTATTTTCTTACAGATTGTCGCTGGAGGTCACTTACTGTTATTTGTAGTGCGCTCACGAAAATCTTTCTTTGCAAAACCCTTACCTGCAATGAAATTATTTCTCGCGATTGTCGGCACTCAGATTTTAACGGTGCTAATGTGTGGATTTGGTTGGCTGGTTCCCGCCATTCCCTGGAGTATTATCGGCCTGGTGTGGCTGTATATGATCGTCTGGATGTTCGCTCTGGACTTGGTAAAGAAGTTACTCTACCGTCGCCTTGAGGATATCTGA
- a CDS encoding alpha-amylase family glycosyl hydrolase codes for MTGNSTEWWRNSVIYQIYPRSFCDANGDGIGDIPGITQKLDYVKSLGVDAIWISPFFKSPMVDFGYDVADYRDVDPIFGQLQDFDLLIEAAHKRGLKIIIDQILSHTSDQHSWFEESRSSRDNPKADWYIWQNPKADGNPPNNWVSVFGGGSWRWCTRRRQYYLANFLKEQPDLNVHNPEVQEQLLADMKFWLDRGVDGFRLDAVNFIFHQQALSDNPPRSLKLDEKGLPPVNHYDYQWHRNDKSQPENLVFLQRVRQLMDQYPGAVTVGEVGDDNTHKIMAEYTTEKRLNMAYSFDLLTEDCSAGFLRETLEKNREVIEQGWPCWSISNHDVPRSISRWNKGFSDDLAHARAPLFLLMQLTLRGSVCLYQGEELGLPEADIAFEDLVDPYGINLWPEFKGRDGCRTPMPWLHEGGQSAGFSTSKPWLPIPEEHQSRAVSAQEDSQNSMLNQFRALIEWHRKLPVSLATAEQKVIDTGNELMVFTRRTADEEFLIALNLGKTNELYSLPQEFAGAENITPNLFGNEYNEDTLNLAPAEACVLRRAKNPS; via the coding sequence ATGACCGGCAACAGCACCGAGTGGTGGCGCAACAGCGTTATTTACCAGATCTACCCCCGCAGTTTCTGCGATGCCAATGGCGATGGTATCGGCGACATCCCCGGTATTACGCAAAAGCTGGATTACGTGAAATCTCTTGGCGTGGATGCCATCTGGATTTCGCCCTTCTTTAAATCCCCTATGGTGGATTTCGGCTACGACGTAGCGGACTACCGCGATGTGGATCCGATTTTTGGCCAGCTACAGGATTTTGACCTACTGATTGAAGCCGCACACAAACGCGGCCTTAAAATTATTATCGATCAGATTCTGAGCCACACATCAGACCAGCATTCCTGGTTCGAAGAAAGTCGTTCCAGCCGTGATAACCCTAAAGCGGACTGGTATATATGGCAGAACCCAAAAGCCGATGGCAATCCGCCAAACAACTGGGTATCTGTATTTGGTGGTGGCTCCTGGCGCTGGTGCACCCGCCGACGCCAATATTACCTGGCCAACTTCCTCAAAGAGCAGCCGGACCTCAATGTGCACAACCCGGAAGTACAGGAACAACTGCTGGCCGATATGAAATTCTGGCTGGACCGCGGTGTAGATGGTTTCCGCCTGGATGCAGTGAATTTTATTTTCCACCAGCAAGCCCTCAGTGATAATCCTCCACGCTCACTCAAGCTGGATGAGAAAGGACTGCCACCAGTAAACCACTACGATTATCAGTGGCACAGAAATGACAAATCCCAGCCGGAAAACCTGGTGTTTTTACAGCGCGTGCGTCAACTAATGGACCAGTATCCTGGCGCAGTAACCGTAGGCGAAGTGGGCGATGATAACACCCATAAAATCATGGCCGAATACACTACGGAAAAACGCCTGAATATGGCCTACTCCTTCGATCTGTTGACCGAAGACTGCTCTGCCGGCTTTCTACGCGAAACCCTGGAGAAAAATCGTGAAGTCATAGAGCAAGGGTGGCCCTGCTGGTCCATCAGCAATCACGATGTACCCCGTTCCATAAGCCGATGGAACAAGGGCTTCAGTGATGACCTGGCCCATGCACGCGCGCCGTTATTCCTATTGATGCAACTGACCCTGCGTGGGAGTGTCTGCCTGTACCAGGGCGAAGAACTCGGCCTGCCAGAAGCCGATATTGCGTTTGAGGATCTGGTAGACCCCTATGGCATCAACTTATGGCCCGAATTTAAAGGCCGTGACGGTTGCCGCACACCCATGCCCTGGCTACACGAGGGTGGACAAAGTGCCGGATTCTCCACCAGCAAGCCCTGGCTGCCAATACCAGAAGAACACCAAAGCCGTGCTGTCAGTGCTCAGGAAGATAGCCAAAACTCCATGCTCAACCAGTTCCGCGCCCTAATCGAATGGCACCGCAAACTACCAGTAAGTCTGGCAACAGCGGAACAGAAAGTGATCGACACAGGCAATGAGTTAATGGTATTTACACGTCGCACTGCAGATGAGGAGTTCTTGATCGCCCTCAACCTGGGTAAGACCAATGAACTGTACAGCCTGCCCCAGGAATTTGCCGGTGCCGAGAACATCACCCCGAACCTGTTTGGCAATGAGTACAACGAAGATACCCTGAACCTGGCCCCCGCAGAAGCCTGTGTACTACGCCGGGCAAAGAATCCGTCATAA